Proteins co-encoded in one Cytobacillus sp. NJ13 genomic window:
- a CDS encoding TatD family hydrolase, with amino-acid sequence MFFDTHAHLNAEQYNEDLQEVIDRALSEGISNIVVVGFDRPTIEKAMELTEKYDFIYASVGWHPVDAIDMTEDDLQWIEELSGHPKVVALGEMGLDYYWDKSPKGIQQEVFRKQIRLAKKVKLPIVIHNRDATADIVEILKEEGAGEVGGIMHCFSGSPEIAKECVDMNFYISLGGPVTFKNAKKPKEVADVIPLEKLLIETDCPYLTPHPFRGKRNEPSYVKLVAEQIAEIKGLSVEEVAQATTENAKKLFGIN; translated from the coding sequence ATGTTTTTCGACACACACGCACACCTTAATGCCGAACAATATAACGAAGATTTACAAGAGGTCATTGACCGGGCACTTAGTGAAGGAATTTCCAACATCGTGGTCGTTGGTTTTGACCGTCCAACGATTGAAAAAGCGATGGAGCTGACTGAGAAATACGATTTCATTTACGCCAGTGTGGGATGGCATCCGGTTGATGCCATCGATATGACAGAGGACGATCTTCAGTGGATCGAAGAGCTTTCCGGCCATCCAAAAGTGGTTGCACTGGGAGAAATGGGCTTGGATTATTATTGGGACAAGTCTCCAAAGGGTATTCAGCAGGAAGTCTTCCGAAAGCAAATCCGTCTGGCGAAAAAAGTCAAGCTTCCAATCGTTATCCATAACCGTGATGCCACAGCCGATATAGTCGAAATCCTTAAGGAAGAAGGAGCGGGAGAAGTAGGCGGAATCATGCATTGCTTTAGCGGCAGTCCTGAAATTGCCAAAGAGTGTGTGGATATGAATTTTTATATTTCCCTTGGCGGTCCGGTGACATTCAAGAATGCAAAAAAGCCAAAAGAAGTGGCCGATGTTATTCCGCTTGAAAAGCTATTGATTGAAACAGACTGCCCATATCTTACCCCTCATCCATTCAGAGGAAAACGGAATGAACCTAGCTATGTCAAACTAGTTGCAGAGCAGATAGCTGAAATAAAAGGACTTTCGGTAGAAGAAGTTGCACAAGCAACCACGGAAAATGCAAAAAAATTATTCGGCATAAACTGA
- the metG gene encoding methionine--tRNA ligase, translated as MEDKLKTFYLTTPIYYPSGNLHIGHAYTTVAGDAMARYKRMRGFDVMYLTGTDEHGQKIQEKAEEKGVTPQQYVDEIVAGIQDLWKKLDISYDDFIRTTQDRHKQIVEKIFAQLVEQGDIYLGEYEGWYCTPCESYYTERQLVDGNCPDCGRPVHKVKEESYFFKVSKYADRLLQYYEENPSFIQPESRKNEMINNFIKPGLEDLAVSRTTFDWGVKVPNNPKHVVYVWIDALSNYITALGYGTDDDSKYLNYWPADVHLVGKEIVRFHTIYWPIMLMALDLPLPKKVFAHGWLLMKDGKMSKSKGNVVDPVTLIDRYGLDALRYYLLREVPFGADGVFTPEGFVERINFDLANDLGNLLNRTIAMVNKYFDGVIPAYKDSEGEFDQQLMQMNRETVSKYEEAMEKMEFSVALSAVWQLVSRTNKYIDETQPWALAKEEEKREELASVMAHLAESLRRIAVLLQPFLTRTPKEIFTQLNVNEEALTSWESLETFGLIPEGTKVLKGEPIFPRLDINEEVDFIKTKMQGSAPKEEAKPEAKAEEKPDSEEISIDDFMKVDLRVAQVIEAEPVKKADKLLKLQLDLGYEKRQVVSGIAKFYKPEDLVGRKVICVTNLKPVKLRGELSEGMILAGGKDGELSLATIAESLPLGARVK; from the coding sequence GTGGAGGACAAATTAAAGACGTTTTATTTAACCACTCCAATTTATTATCCTAGCGGAAATTTACATATAGGGCATGCCTATACAACTGTTGCCGGTGATGCAATGGCGCGCTACAAGCGCATGCGCGGCTTTGACGTTATGTACCTGACAGGAACGGATGAACATGGACAGAAGATTCAGGAGAAGGCGGAAGAAAAAGGGGTAACACCGCAGCAGTACGTAGATGAAATTGTCGCCGGCATCCAGGATCTCTGGAAGAAACTCGATATTTCCTATGATGACTTTATCCGCACAACTCAGGACAGACATAAGCAGATCGTAGAAAAAATCTTCGCTCAGCTTGTAGAACAGGGCGATATCTACCTAGGCGAATATGAAGGCTGGTACTGTACACCATGTGAGTCTTATTACACAGAACGCCAGCTTGTAGACGGAAACTGCCCTGACTGCGGACGTCCCGTTCATAAAGTAAAAGAAGAATCCTATTTCTTTAAGGTAAGCAAATACGCAGACAGACTTCTGCAGTATTATGAAGAAAATCCATCTTTCATACAGCCTGAGTCCCGCAAGAATGAAATGATCAATAACTTCATTAAACCGGGCCTTGAGGATTTGGCGGTATCCAGGACAACTTTTGACTGGGGAGTAAAAGTGCCGAATAATCCAAAGCATGTTGTGTATGTATGGATTGATGCACTGTCGAATTACATCACTGCGCTTGGCTATGGAACCGATGATGATTCCAAGTATCTGAACTATTGGCCTGCAGATGTTCACCTGGTTGGAAAAGAAATTGTGCGCTTCCATACGATTTACTGGCCAATCATGCTGATGGCATTAGATCTGCCTCTTCCTAAAAAGGTGTTTGCACATGGCTGGCTTTTGATGAAGGACGGCAAAATGTCCAAATCAAAAGGAAATGTAGTGGATCCTGTTACCCTTATCGACCGTTATGGTCTTGATGCACTGCGCTATTACCTGCTTCGCGAAGTGCCATTCGGCGCAGACGGAGTGTTTACGCCAGAAGGTTTTGTGGAAAGAATCAACTTTGATCTTGCCAACGATTTAGGAAACCTTTTAAACCGTACGATTGCGATGGTTAATAAATATTTTGACGGTGTTATTCCGGCATATAAAGATTCAGAAGGAGAGTTTGACCAGCAGCTGATGCAAATGAACCGTGAGACGGTTTCTAAGTATGAGGAAGCTATGGAAAAAATGGAGTTCTCTGTTGCCCTATCTGCAGTCTGGCAGCTTGTCAGCAGAACGAATAAATATATAGATGAAACGCAGCCTTGGGCTCTTGCCAAAGAGGAAGAGAAAAGGGAAGAGCTGGCGAGTGTGATGGCTCATCTGGCGGAATCCCTGCGAAGAATCGCGGTGCTTCTGCAGCCATTCCTGACACGTACGCCAAAAGAAATCTTCACACAGCTGAATGTAAACGAAGAAGCATTAACATCCTGGGAAAGCCTTGAGACATTTGGCCTGATTCCAGAAGGCACAAAGGTATTAAAGGGAGAACCAATTTTCCCTCGCCTGGATATTAATGAAGAAGTTGACTTCATTAAAACCAAAATGCAGGGATCAGCTCCTAAAGAAGAAGCAAAGCCGGAAGCAAAAGCAGAGGAAAAACCGGATAGTGAGGAAATCTCAATCGATGACTTTATGAAGGTCGATTTAAGAGTGGCTCAGGTCATTGAGGCTGAACCGGTGAAAAAAGCTGATAAGCTCTTAAAATTACAGCTGGATCTTGGCTATGAAAAGCGCCAGGTCGTTTCCGGAATTGCCAAATTCTATAAGCCGGAAGACCTGGTCGGCAGAAAAGTCATCTGCGTCACAAATTTGAAGCCTGTGAAACTTCGCGGCGAGCTTTCAGAAGGAATGATTTTAGCAGGTGGAAAAGACGGCGAACTTTCCCTTGCTACAATCGCTGAATCTCTTCCATTGGGTGCACGGGTAAAATAA